A single region of the Austwickia chelonae genome encodes:
- a CDS encoding ATP-binding cassette domain-containing protein: MTAPTRGGSPRRIRQARAAAALAAATVLALSAPLASAALPAAPPRQEFTGEPQAVTVTADPEPDGTPVTLDAAIYAPTGEGRRPAVILAHGFGGSRKDLDRDARELAGRGYVALAYSARGFGRSGGRIHLQDPQVDGKDVSRLVDLLASREDVQSDGENDPRVGMAGSSYGGAATLIGGALDQRIDALAAGVTWNDLAEAFFPSSIAANLPGSAAALAPHDGDAPGEIGVFKRRWASMFFAAGLGRGAGLAVPGAEDPESTPPSTQSTETAEGATKTTPPSTGATPCGRFDPTVCRLFLETAQKGAPSEQMIAEMRRRSPARTNARINVPTLLVQGANDSLFGLDAADANARQIAADGTPVAVRWISGGHDGGKVPAPDSTYLPWFDTYLRGDEPAQQRAARSLPMPGFVYPVKAGRRGAADKQSSAETYPGTGGPTRTDAIRLPFADPGRTGTILSPPGGDPAAVSAVPGAGSLARDAMSAASYRLAALPGQHLALDTTPVASPTTVVGAPRVRLKVTSSATDATFFVSLWKVVSGTPSPAKQLVAPVKIATTPGVPTTVDVALPAGTFTFDQGTTWRVLVSSSDSAFATPTDARSYTVSLADDALSAPTLPTASTTEESWDGEVVGLLIALGVLLAVIGATTAVIVLRRRSGDAAHTREDLAEVPLSVSHLVKTYADGHRAVDDVSWQAGRGQVVGLLGPNGAGKTTTIRMIVGLISPDAGDVHVHGRPVHAGSPALAGIGALIEGPGFLPHLTGRANLEAYWDATGRPREEACFDEALEVAALGDALERPVRSYSQGMKQRLGIAQAMLGMPEVLLLDEPTNGLDPPQIAAMRPVLRRYAETGRTVVVSSHLLSEVEMTCSHVVVMHRGRVVLTGAVPELVDSAETTVVEISADAVEAERVAAAVRDSAGIEAVEVDLQEGGTRLVVHAELPRPEVVTAVSAAGGRILTVGARRHLEEVFLGVIAAEDVESARQIRPR, from the coding sequence ATGACGGCTCCCACCCGGGGTGGATCCCCCCGGCGTATCCGACAGGCCCGCGCTGCGGCGGCGCTGGCCGCTGCAACGGTGCTGGCGCTGTCGGCGCCCTTGGCGTCCGCTGCCCTGCCCGCTGCTCCTCCCCGGCAGGAATTCACCGGGGAGCCGCAGGCCGTGACGGTCACCGCAGACCCTGAACCCGACGGCACCCCGGTCACCCTGGACGCTGCGATCTACGCACCCACCGGCGAGGGTCGCCGTCCAGCCGTGATCCTCGCCCACGGGTTCGGTGGCTCCCGGAAAGATCTCGACCGGGACGCCCGGGAACTCGCTGGACGCGGCTATGTCGCACTCGCCTACTCGGCGCGTGGATTCGGACGGTCCGGGGGCCGGATCCACCTTCAGGACCCGCAGGTCGACGGGAAAGACGTCTCCCGTCTGGTGGATCTCCTGGCCTCCCGCGAAGACGTGCAGTCCGACGGGGAGAACGACCCACGGGTCGGGATGGCCGGCAGTTCCTACGGCGGAGCGGCGACCTTGATCGGTGGGGCGCTCGACCAGCGCATCGACGCCCTGGCCGCCGGGGTCACCTGGAACGACCTCGCGGAGGCTTTCTTCCCCAGCAGTATCGCCGCGAACCTTCCCGGTTCGGCGGCAGCATTGGCTCCACACGACGGCGACGCGCCCGGTGAGATCGGTGTCTTCAAACGACGTTGGGCGTCGATGTTCTTCGCCGCGGGGCTGGGGCGCGGCGCAGGCTTGGCCGTGCCCGGCGCAGAGGACCCTGAGTCGACACCGCCATCAACGCAATCCACCGAGACCGCGGAGGGCGCGACCAAGACGACCCCGCCATCCACCGGGGCGACACCCTGCGGACGGTTCGACCCGACGGTGTGCCGGCTGTTCCTGGAGACGGCGCAGAAGGGCGCACCCTCCGAGCAGATGATCGCTGAGATGCGACGCCGCAGCCCGGCCCGGACGAATGCCCGGATCAACGTCCCGACCTTGCTGGTCCAAGGAGCGAACGACTCACTGTTCGGCTTGGACGCCGCCGACGCCAATGCCCGGCAGATCGCCGCCGACGGGACACCCGTCGCCGTCCGTTGGATCTCCGGAGGCCACGACGGCGGCAAGGTCCCCGCACCTGACAGCACCTACCTGCCCTGGTTCGACACCTACCTGCGAGGTGACGAACCTGCACAGCAGCGAGCCGCCCGCTCTCTCCCGATGCCGGGATTCGTCTACCCGGTGAAAGCCGGCCGGCGTGGCGCCGCAGACAAACAGAGCTCCGCCGAGACCTACCCCGGAACAGGCGGACCCACCCGCACGGACGCGATACGGCTACCGTTCGCCGACCCGGGACGCACCGGAACGATCCTCTCCCCACCCGGCGGCGACCCGGCCGCGGTGTCCGCCGTCCCCGGCGCCGGAAGCCTCGCCCGCGATGCCATGTCCGCCGCAAGCTACCGATTGGCGGCACTGCCCGGGCAACACCTGGCTCTCGACACCACACCGGTGGCCTCACCGACCACCGTGGTCGGCGCCCCGCGAGTACGTCTGAAAGTCACCTCGTCGGCCACCGACGCGACCTTCTTCGTCTCCTTGTGGAAGGTCGTCTCAGGCACCCCCTCCCCAGCGAAACAGCTGGTCGCCCCGGTCAAGATCGCCACCACACCCGGCGTCCCCACCACCGTCGACGTCGCGCTGCCCGCCGGAACCTTCACCTTCGACCAGGGCACGACCTGGCGAGTCCTGGTCTCCTCCTCCGACTCGGCTTTCGCGACCCCGACCGATGCCCGCTCGTACACGGTGTCCCTGGCCGATGACGCCCTGTCCGCCCCGACCCTGCCCACGGCGTCCACCACCGAGGAGTCCTGGGACGGCGAAGTCGTCGGTCTGCTGATCGCCTTAGGCGTTCTCCTCGCCGTCATCGGCGCCACCACGGCTGTCATCGTCCTGAGAAGACGAAGCGGCGATGCCGCCCACACCCGGGAAGACCTTGCCGAAGTACCCCTGTCGGTGTCGCACCTGGTGAAGACCTATGCCGACGGGCATCGCGCAGTCGACGACGTGTCCTGGCAGGCCGGACGAGGCCAGGTGGTGGGACTCCTGGGCCCGAATGGTGCAGGAAAGACCACCACGATCCGGATGATCGTCGGCCTGATCTCCCCCGATGCGGGAGATGTCCACGTCCACGGCCGGCCGGTGCATGCCGGGTCGCCGGCGCTCGCCGGGATCGGTGCGCTCATCGAAGGACCCGGTTTCCTGCCGCATCTGACGGGGCGGGCGAACCTGGAGGCCTACTGGGATGCGACAGGTCGGCCTCGGGAGGAGGCCTGTTTCGACGAAGCCTTGGAGGTCGCTGCGCTGGGTGACGCCTTGGAACGTCCGGTGAGGTCGTACAGCCAGGGGATGAAGCAGCGGCTCGGGATAGCGCAGGCCATGTTGGGGATGCCGGAGGTCCTGCTTCTCGACGAGCCGACGAACGGCTTGGACCCGCCGCAGATCGCGGCGATGCGGCCGGTGCTGCGGCGTTATGCCGAGACGGGGCGCACGGTCGTCGTGTCCAGTCACCTGCTCTCCGAGGTGGAGATGACCTGTTCGCACGTGGTGGTCATGCATCGGGGGCGGGTGGTGTTGACCGGTGCGGTGCCGGAGCTGGTCGACAGCGCGGAGACCACGGTCGTGGAGATCTCGGCGGATGCCGTCGAGGCTGAGCGGGTCGCGGCGGCAGTGCGTGACTCCGCCGGGATCGAGGCCGTCGAGGTCGACCTTCAAGAGGGTGGCACTCGGCTGGTCGTGCACGCGGAGCTGCCACGCCCCGAGGTGGTCACGGCGGTGTCCGCCGCTGGTGGGCGGATCCTCACGGTCGGCGCCCGTCGGCATCTGGAGGAGGTCTTCCTCGGTGTGATCGCCGCGGAGGACGTCGAATCGGCACGACAGATAAGGCCACGATGA
- a CDS encoding D-hexose-6-phosphate mutarotase codes for MVPTTLPLPESVTQVDGHGGLPCLRVQTSLCTGELYLDGATVTGWAPEGAAPVLFLSEKAEFSAGRAIRGGVPLCGPWFGRGAGNAKEPAHGIFRISRWTLVEAREDQGVVILVLGLDSDGSREEFPSGCHARYEVSFGKTLDLRLTVTAGEAELPLEVALHTYLAVDDITQVKVDGFDGCRYADKAPGGRAVNAQYGQVSFARETDRIYAHEGEVRVLDEAAGRTLLVTKENSGSTVLWNPWQTKAAALNDLDDEDWRRMLCVEAANVARTALALAPGESHTLRQTVAVDTHAE; via the coding sequence ATGGTGCCGACAACCTTGCCTCTTCCCGAGTCCGTGACCCAGGTCGACGGTCACGGCGGTCTGCCCTGTCTGCGGGTACAGACGTCGTTGTGCACCGGCGAGTTGTATCTGGACGGTGCCACGGTGACCGGGTGGGCACCGGAAGGTGCTGCCCCGGTGCTCTTCCTCTCCGAGAAAGCCGAGTTCTCTGCGGGTCGGGCGATCCGTGGTGGGGTCCCGTTGTGTGGTCCGTGGTTCGGACGTGGCGCGGGCAATGCGAAGGAGCCCGCGCACGGCATCTTCCGGATCAGCCGGTGGACCCTTGTCGAGGCCCGGGAGGACCAGGGTGTCGTGATCTTGGTTCTCGGGTTGGACAGCGATGGTTCGCGGGAGGAATTCCCCTCGGGTTGCCATGCCCGGTACGAGGTTTCCTTCGGGAAGACCCTCGATCTGCGGCTGACGGTCACGGCGGGCGAGGCCGAGTTGCCTCTGGAGGTGGCCTTGCACACCTACCTGGCTGTGGACGACATCACGCAGGTGAAGGTCGATGGCTTCGATGGTTGTCGTTATGCCGACAAGGCTCCCGGTGGTCGCGCGGTCAACGCCCAGTACGGTCAGGTGTCCTTCGCCCGGGAGACCGACCGGATCTACGCCCACGAGGGTGAGGTGCGTGTCCTGGACGAGGCTGCCGGACGGACCCTGCTCGTGACGAAGGAGAACTCGGGTTCGACGGTGCTGTGGAACCCCTGGCAGACGAAGGCCGCCGCCCTGAACGATCTCGACGACGAGGATTGGCGCCGCATGCTCTGCGTCGAGGCCGCCAATGTGGCACGCACCGCGTTGGCCCTCGCGCCGGGGGAGTCGCACACGCTGCGCCAGACGGTCGCCGTCGACACACACGCGGAGTGA